The Bacteroidota bacterium genome segment ACATCAATCCAATCTACAACAGCAAAACTTATAAAATAAATTCCATTAGGATTATGAAACTTGTAATTTCTACTCATTTTTCAAATTTCTACAATGTAATTTATTCTTGTAGTTCAAAGATTGAGAAAAATTACCACAAGGCTTGAGCCTTGCGGTAACTTTGTACTACAGTTCAAAATCCACGATTAAGAACTTGAAATCCTAAATCTTAATAAGCAATCACCTTTTGTACATAAAGCTTATCCATCATCACTCTCACATAGTACATTCCATGAGCAAGATTGTTTCTTTCAATTTTAATCAACTCATCGCCATTGTATTCCTGACTGAATATGACTTTCCCATTCATGTCGTGTAAACTAACTATTTTTCGTTCACCTTTTGTTTCGGGCATGTAGAGATAGAAATACTGATCGAACGGATTTGGATAAACCAATAATTGATGTTCTTCTTGTTCATAAATGCTAACCACTCCATCCTGATTAATTACAATAATTACATCCAGAACTCCAGCACCACTCAGCGTGATATTTGCCTGACGCAATGTTGTTTCAGTATTTTTTGTAGCTGTTACGGTGAGTTTTCTACTTGCAATATTCACATCAACTGTAAGCCAGCTTTGATCAGATACTGCACTCCAGCTTGAAAGGTTAGTGAAAATATCAAATACAAAAGAACCTCCTGTGGTATCAAACGTATGTGTATTCAGAGACACATTTAAATAATCAGAAGTAGTGTCAGCATTGTAATCTCTCAGGTTACTCATCGACTGACTAAATGGTCCCTTACTGGTTTGTGCTCTTAAAATTGTAGGATAACAGGTGTCATTTTTAACAACTGTTACTTGGTAAAATAAAAGCTTTTTCGGTGGGTTCAAATCTGTATAGGAATTCAAGTTGCTTGGAATTGAATCCAAAAGGGCAATGTTGTAAGGAGTTGTTCCTCTGTAAATTTTATAAGAGCTAAATGGAAATCCTTCATAATGACTCCAAATCAAGTTGGCTTCTCCATTAAATCCTGGACTCGCAGCTAAATGAATTGTTTTATGATGATCGCTAGGTGCGGATTCAATATTACACGTATCAATTAATGAAATTTTATATCTGTATGATCTTTTTTGAAGGATTGATGCTGTATCAGGAAATACACTAACCGAATCGTATGGTAGATAGCCAATCAGGTCATAAACATTTGCCTTGTCTTTTTCCTTGTAAATTTTGTAACCTTGGATCATATCCGATTTTGGTCTTTCCCACGCAATCAAATTATTTTTCGATACGGTATCCACGGTAACAAGGCAAATTTCAGGTTTTTGCAGTAATGAAGCATTCACGCTATAAGGCAAGGAGGTCGTTTTACATGCATAAATATCTGTAACAGTAAGGAAATACTCCCCTGATTTCTTCACATAAATACTTGTCCCATTTTGACCTGTTGACCAAAAGTAATCTGCATAATAGTTGGTGTTAAATAATCGCATACTATCTGTTGAGCAAGGTCTTATACTTCCTTCAGATTGTATGATAGGTTCTACAATTGGATAGTTGTTTAAAGTAAATGGAAGTGATGCTACTGAGCAATTAGAGTCACTAATAATAACCAAATAGTTCCCATTGTCTTTTGCATATATGCTTGTGCCATTTTCTCCAATCAGTACATTTCCTTCATGTGTCCAGATATAGCTCAACACATTGCCAGTTGTTGTTGCTTCAATCAGGAAGCTATCGTTTTTACAAATAATTGGAATTCCGGAATATGTTATTTCAACCGAAATGGGGCAAGGGTTTACTGATCCACCTGAGCATAAAATATAGTCGGTTCGAGAAAAAGTGTCCCGACAGCCTGTTTGCTTATGTTCTGCCGTTAATGAAACACTATAAGTACCATTAAACTTATAATTATAGAATGGATCAGAATCAAAACCTATGTTTCCATCTCCATACAACCAGCTAAAATTAAAATCGCCAGGATTAAGTGTAAGGTTTGTAAATGCAACCGGATCAAATTGTTGCGCACCTGAGTTCCAATTTGGAACACGAGGAGATGCTGTGAAATTTGGATTTAAGTTAGTTGTGTGAATAATGATCTCAACTTCTGAGGAAAAAGTAGAACATGTAGTTGTTATGTCAGTAACCTCACAAGTGTATTTACCTGATAACATGGCTGCCCAATATGGATTTGTTGCTCCACTAATTGTATTTGCATCCTTATACCACTGATAAGTAAAGTTTGCTCCTGAATTGGCATACATGGTCACACTATCTCCATCACATATTTCATTATCACCAGCAATAGATATAGAGGCAATGGGTTCTTTTTCGAAAAAGATAGGTTTGCTAATAGAATCCATGCAACCGTATGCTGATACAACCAAAAGTTTTATGTTATATGTACTATCATAAGTAGTATAGCTGTGGGAAACATCTTGTGTATAGGCATTGCTTCCATCGCCAAAATCCCAGATAGAATTATATGTTCCTGTATTAATAATTGAGCTGTTTAAGAAATTAAAGTTATTGACTTTAAAACATTGTTTGTCGTCAACGATGCTGAAATTAGCTGTTGGTTTTGGCCTGACAGTTATATGAACAGTATCACTTATGGTTAATCCAAATTTATCGAGTGCCGTAGCTATAATATCTGTAGAAGTTGAAGGTTTGATGGTGATAGTTTTTGAACTCCCATATCCGCAACACCAGCTAAAGCTCGAATCGGCACCTGTTGCTGTTAATGTTACAGAGTCTCCATCACATACACTGATATTACCTCCAATTTCAAGTTTTTCATTAGAAAATTCCCAAAGGCCATTTCCAAAAGTTCCTATAAAGAGTTGATTGCCAATTTTTACCATATTATCTGCATTCATTCCCAGATAATAATTATTGACATTAGCTTTCATCCAGTTTATACCATTTGTACTGGCAAATAAACCAATAGTTGAACTCAGATACCAATTCCCATCCAAGTAATTTAAATCTGTGATTACAATTCCATCAGGCAAACCACTTGTATTTATTGACGAAACTCCAGACGTTGTTAGATTATATAGTGAATCCCACGATTTGTCGGACCAGTAATAAGTCACAGTGAAAATAAAATTGCCTTTAGAATCAGTTGCATAAATTGGACTTCTTGCTGTATTGCTCCAGGAGTCTTTTGTTTTAATTTGTTGCTGATTTTGATTAAGCTGCGCAGTTTTAGACCAGTTCCATCCATTGTTGCTTGAAAAATAAATAACGGAAGCATAATTTTTGTTGTGTCCCAATAAAAACAGTTTGGTTCCATCTCCAATAAAGCCGTATACTTTAGCAAGGTTCATTGCTGAGCTTTTAAAAAAATCGGTACTAATATCAGTCCAGTTATCTCCTGCATCTGAAGTCCTGTAATAAAAACAATTTGTATCCCAGGATGTATTGCGATCCTTATCATCTGCAAACCGCATAATAAAGCTGTTGCCATGCTCACCATAATAACTCATATTTTTATAGGATGGGATGCTGGTTAATTTAGCCCAGCTTACACCATCATTAGGTGATCGGAATAAATCAAAAACGCCCGCATCAGGTGATTCTTCCATACTTGCAAATAGTTTCCCCCCCCCTGTAAAAGTCTCAACTGGAAAATAGGCTCCCGGCATCCCTTGTGACAGACCTGTATTGCTATAACTCCATGTTGTACCTTTGTCGGTTGATCTCAGAACTCCTTTGACTATGTTGTGTGTTACAAGTACATCATTGATTTCTGCTAAAGAGCCAAATACTTTATTCTGATAACCACTTGATGATCCTTTCCAACTATAACCTGTATCTGTCGTATAAATAATGTCATCCAATTGCGTACCCATTATATAATTACTATCTGAAACTGCTACTGCAAGTCTTGGTATAGGTGGGAATGTCCCTGTAGCGGGTATTACTTGCCAAAAACCACCTTTGTTTAAACTTCGATAAGCTTCGATGGTTAGGTTTGGACCAGTCATGAAAATAGCAAATGTAAATAATGCGTTGCCATCACCAACAATTCCATCTATTTCTCCATTAATATTTATCCCGCTACCTCTTATATTGATCCATTTATTCTGAACCGAATCAAATCTGAAAGGATCTCCATCATTCCCACAATAAACATTGGGGCTGTTTTTGTCTACTGTAAAACTATACAAGTCAAATTTGCTTTTATTTAATCCAGTGGTAGGTATGCCATGAATGCTAGTTCCATTTGAAGTATATATTAAACTATCTGTATTATTCGTTTGAATGGCTAAATACAATTTATATTTATTTAAATGACATAGCTTTCTAATATTGATGTTTCCTCCAACAAAAGCTCCCTGAGTCCAATTGATTGCATTTGAAGAGTAATAAAAATAGGATGAGTCAACTCCATAACCCCATTGATCCCAAACACGGATATACAAAAAAGCAAGGTTATTTGCCATGCCCATTCCATCAATACGGTAAGAGCTACTTGGTAATCCTGTGGGAGAACTTAATTTTTGCCAGCTTTGACACATGTCGGAAGAAGTAATTATCTGGTTTGATCCATTTTGGAGATTTAATAGGACATAGAATTTGCTATCGAAGTAAATCATGTCCTGAATACGATTAGTGGTACTATCCATAGTAGATGACATAAAATCCCAGGTTTCTCCACCGTCAGAAGACTTAAATATACCGCCAACTTCTCCATAGCTGTAAATGTTGTTTCCAACAGTAATCATGTTTTTAATACTTCCAGAAATAAAGCTGGTGTCGGCAATTTGACTAAGTTGTGCAAAAGAAAGCGAACATGTAGTCAATACTAAACAAAGTAGGATACTGAACTTTTTCATTTTTTTGTGTTTTTTGATATTAATTATGCAAAATAAAGTTACATAATAAATTTAATTACAAATACAAAATAATTGTATAAAACTAATAAGCTGAGCTAGGGATAATAAACGTTTACAGCTGCTCGAGATTTTTTATTAACAATCTGGGTTTTTGCCTGCCTTGCCGTACAGGCAGAAAGGATAATCTGATAAAACAAAGGGAAATACATGATAAGCCTCAAGAAGGTCAAAAGGAGATTAAATGAAGGAAAAATCAATAATTGATTCGGTATAAATAAGGAAACAGTTAAGAAATCATAATAAAAAAAGAAATAGTTGCTCTTAGAGATTGAATTATTGATTTAAAGCCAAGCGTATTTGATTTTCAACTTCATTAATTAATTCTTCAACTGAAAAACTTGCAGGCTCAATAGGGTCAAGTACTTGATAGCGTAATTTCTCTCCAAAAGCTAAAGGGTAGTTGCCATATTGTAGCAATCGGTAATTACAACAAATAACATAGGGGATTATTATTGCCGAAGGTGCTGCCTTTAATAAAGTCTTAATGCCACTTTCTTTGAACGTTTTCAGACGGCCATTTTTCCCTCTTGTTCCTTCAGGGAATATACAAGCCGCATACTTATTATTTTCGATTAGATTTCCTAATGCTGCAATTTCACGAATAGATTGACGAGCATTTTTGCGATCAATGATGGCTGAGCCTCCATACTTTAAATTAAAGCTTACACTGGGTAGTCCTTTTGATAACTCAATTTTAGAAATATACTTGGGGTGGAACTTTCGAAATCCCCAAGCAATAGAAGGGATATCAAAATTACTTTGATGATTCGAAATTATAATTAGCGGTCTGTTTTCAGGTATTGTTTCAAACCCACTAAAACGAACTTTTCCATTTATTGTTTTGAAATTTTGAATGAGGAAAAAATTCAACAAATCAACAGTTTTTTTATGAGCCGTATAGCCACCTAATTTCAAGCTTAAAAACTGTATTGGATGAAAAATTAGTAGTAGTAGTCCAAAAAACAAGAAATAGAAAGGATTGAATATATGGCTTAATATGAGTTTCATTCATTTAATTTTCGTCTGCAAAAATAGGTATTTGAATGTTATCGAATAAATAGTTTGAAAGCAAGATCGTTTTATTGAGTTGCAATATCCTCAAAATCACGACTAATAACAGCCTCAAATAGTAGCTACTTTTTTACTACATTTGCTGGCATCGTAATAATTTTTTAAGAAGAAAATATGTTGAAAATCGGGATAAAATACGAAGGGAAAATTCCACCAGATACAAGAGTGCCATTAATACCTGAAAACTTAGTGAAACTGAAAGCTCAATTTCCTGATTTAGAAATAAAAGTTGAGAAATCGGCAACCAGATGTTATAAAGATGAGGAATACGAAAAAGCAGGTTTTCGTCCTGTAAGCGACATTAGCGATTGCGATATAATATTTGGGGTTAAAGAAACCAAAATTGACCGACTACTTGCCAATAAAACCTATTTGTTTTTTTCGCATACCATAAAAAAGCAAGATTATAACAGAAAAAAAATGCAAAAGATGCTTGATCGCAATATTCGGATGATTGATTATGAGATGCTGAAAGATAGCGATGGAAATCGAATCATTGGTTTTGGACGCTTTGCTGGTATTGTAGGTGCTCATTATGCCTTGTGGATGTGGGGCAGAAAAA includes the following:
- a CDS encoding T9SS type A sorting domain-containing protein; its protein translation is MKKFSILLCLVLTTCSLSFAQLSQIADTSFISGSIKNMITVGNNIYSYGEVGGIFKSSDGGETWDFMSSTMDSTTNRIQDMIYFDSKFYVLLNLQNGSNQIITSSDMCQSWQKLSSPTGLPSSSYRIDGMGMANNLAFLYIRVWDQWGYGVDSSYFYYSSNAINWTQGAFVGGNINIRKLCHLNKYKLYLAIQTNNTDSLIYTSNGTSIHGIPTTGLNKSKFDLYSFTVDKNSPNVYCGNDGDPFRFDSVQNKWINIRGSGININGEIDGIVGDGNALFTFAIFMTGPNLTIEAYRSLNKGGFWQVIPATGTFPPIPRLAVAVSDSNYIMGTQLDDIIYTTDTGYSWKGSSSGYQNKVFGSLAEINDVLVTHNIVKGVLRSTDKGTTWSYSNTGLSQGMPGAYFPVETFTGGGKLFASMEESPDAGVFDLFRSPNDGVSWAKLTSIPSYKNMSYYGEHGNSFIMRFADDKDRNTSWDTNCFYYRTSDAGDNWTDISTDFFKSSAMNLAKVYGFIGDGTKLFLLGHNKNYASVIYFSSNNGWNWSKTAQLNQNQQQIKTKDSWSNTARSPIYATDSKGNFIFTVTYYWSDKSWDSLYNLTTSGVSSINTSGLPDGIVITDLNYLDGNWYLSSTIGLFASTNGINWMKANVNNYYLGMNADNMVKIGNQLFIGTFGNGLWEFSNEKLEIGGNISVCDGDSVTLTATGADSSFSWCCGYGSSKTITIKPSTSTDIIATALDKFGLTISDTVHITVRPKPTANFSIVDDKQCFKVNNFNFLNSSIINTGTYNSIWDFGDGSNAYTQDVSHSYTTYDSTYNIKLLVVSAYGCMDSISKPIFFEKEPIASISIAGDNEICDGDSVTMYANSGANFTYQWYKDANTISGATNPYWAAMLSGKYTCEVTDITTTCSTFSSEVEIIIHTTNLNPNFTASPRVPNWNSGAQQFDPVAFTNLTLNPGDFNFSWLYGDGNIGFDSDPFYNYKFNGTYSVSLTAEHKQTGCRDTFSRTDYILCSGGSVNPCPISVEITYSGIPIICKNDSFLIEATTTGNVLSYIWTHEGNVLIGENGTSIYAKDNGNYLVIISDSNCSVASLPFTLNNYPIVEPIIQSEGSIRPCSTDSMRLFNTNYYADYFWSTGQNGTSIYVKKSGEYFLTVTDIYACKTTSLPYSVNASLLQKPEICLVTVDTVSKNNLIAWERPKSDMIQGYKIYKEKDKANVYDLIGYLPYDSVSVFPDTASILQKRSYRYKISLIDTCNIESAPSDHHKTIHLAASPGFNGEANLIWSHYEGFPFSSYKIYRGTTPYNIALLDSIPSNLNSYTDLNPPKKLLFYQVTVVKNDTCYPTILRAQTSKGPFSQSMSNLRDYNADTTSDYLNVSLNTHTFDTTGGSFVFDIFTNLSSWSAVSDQSWLTVDVNIASRKLTVTATKNTETTLRQANITLSGAGVLDVIIVINQDGVVSIYEQEEHQLLVYPNPFDQYFYLYMPETKGERKIVSLHDMNGKVIFSQEYNGDELIKIERNNLAHGMYYVRVMMDKLYVQKVIAY
- a CDS encoding 1-acyl-sn-glycerol-3-phosphate acyltransferase, with product MKLILSHIFNPFYFLFFGLLLLIFHPIQFLSLKLGGYTAHKKTVDLLNFFLIQNFKTINGKVRFSGFETIPENRPLIIISNHQSNFDIPSIAWGFRKFHPKYISKIELSKGLPSVSFNLKYGGSAIIDRKNARQSIREIAALGNLIENNKYAACIFPEGTRGKNGRLKTFKESGIKTLLKAAPSAIIIPYVICCNYRLLQYGNYPLAFGEKLRYQVLDPIEPASFSVEELINEVENQIRLALNQ